Proteins encoded by one window of Flavobacterium sp. N502540:
- a CDS encoding diacylglycerol kinase, whose translation MEFQKDNTFVTGRLKSMTYAFNGAVKLIKTEHSIMVQFSLGIIMTIAGFYFHISQTEWLCQTLAIGLVLSVEGLNTAVEKIADFIHPDYSKRIGFIKDIAAGAVFFAAMTAIAIGLIIYIPKFI comes from the coding sequence ATGGAATTTCAAAAAGACAATACCTTTGTTACCGGCCGACTAAAAAGTATGACCTATGCTTTTAACGGAGCGGTAAAATTAATCAAAACAGAACACAGCATTATGGTTCAATTCTCTCTGGGAATTATCATGACCATTGCCGGGTTTTATTTTCATATTTCACAAACCGAATGGCTGTGTCAAACATTAGCCATAGGCCTCGTTTTAAGTGTTGAAGGTTTGAATACGGCAGTAGAAAAAATTGCCGATTTTATTCACCCTGATTACAGCAAACGAATCGGTTTTATCAAAGACATTGCAGCCGGAGCGGTATTTTTTGCCGCGATGACAGCGATAGCAATAGGCTTAATCATTTACATCCCAAAATTTATATAG
- the tpx gene encoding thiol peroxidase, whose product MASITLGGNPIHTSGELPTVGSQLADFKLVQNDLSVVSLSNFAGKKLVLNIFPSIDTGTCATSVRKFNESASNLENTTVLCISRDLPFAQKRFCGAEGLENVVNLSDFQAGDFGKTNGLEIVDGPLAGLHSRVIIVVDANGKVTHTEQVAEIANEPNYEAALAAL is encoded by the coding sequence ATGGCTTCAATAACATTGGGAGGAAATCCTATTCATACTTCAGGCGAATTACCAACAGTTGGATCACAACTAGCTGATTTCAAATTAGTACAAAACGATTTATCAGTTGTTTCTTTAAGCAATTTTGCCGGGAAAAAACTGGTTTTAAACATTTTTCCAAGTATCGATACCGGAACTTGTGCTACATCTGTTAGAAAATTCAACGAAAGTGCCAGCAACTTAGAAAACACAACTGTATTGTGTATTTCAAGAGATTTACCATTTGCGCAAAAACGTTTTTGTGGTGCTGAAGGATTAGAAAATGTAGTTAACTTATCCGATTTCCAGGCAGGAGATTTTGGAAAAACAAACGGTTTAGAAATTGTTGACGGACCTTTGGCTGGTTTACATTCAAGAGTAATCATTGTAGTTGATGCTAATGGAAAAGTAACTCACACTGAACAAGTAGCTGAAATTGCGAACGAACCAAATTACGAAGCAGCTTTAGCAGCACTATAA
- a CDS encoding DUF6952 family protein translates to MKLPVIKQLTQFIEENDQDYIIETIEVLEAMTEIPSLKDEELDVIGELISNMYGALEVHKMVVQGTDKKEALNAFMKRVLGSIDK, encoded by the coding sequence ATGAAATTACCCGTAATAAAGCAGTTAACCCAATTTATCGAAGAAAACGATCAGGATTATATCATTGAAACTATCGAAGTTTTAGAAGCGATGACCGAAATTCCATCTTTAAAGGATGAAGAATTAGATGTAATTGGCGAATTAATTTCGAATATGTATGGTGCGCTTGAAGTACACAAAATGGTAGTTCAGGGCACTGATAAAAAAGAAGCTCTAAATGCGTTTATGAAACGTGTTTTAGGTTCCATCGATAAATAA
- a CDS encoding thioredoxin family protein, whose translation MLIDLNEDTLADLVAKNEKVVVQYSASWCGNCRIMKPKFKKLATENEAITFVLVDAENSPESRKLANVSNLPTFATFVNGQLVGETQTNKQEVLIDLVNAIA comes from the coding sequence ATGTTAATCGACTTAAACGAAGATACGTTAGCAGATTTAGTTGCTAAAAACGAAAAAGTAGTAGTGCAATATTCAGCTTCATGGTGTGGAAATTGCCGTATTATGAAACCAAAATTCAAAAAATTAGCCACAGAAAACGAAGCTATCACTTTTGTTTTGGTTGATGCTGAAAATTCACCGGAATCAAGAAAATTAGCCAATGTAAGCAATCTGCCTACGTTCGCAACCTTTGTAAACGGGCAATTGGTTGGAGAAACTCAAACCAACAAACAAGAAGTTTTAATCGACTTGGTAAACGCGATCGCGTAA
- a CDS encoding peroxiredoxin has translation MSLVGKKFPSIAVDAISEMGDNLKINIFEEAVNNNKKVLLFWYPKDFTFVCPTELHAFQAALPEFEKRNTIVIGASCDTNEVHFAWLNTPKNNGGIEGVTYPILADTNRNLANILGILDIEATSYSEETDSVIIEGSNVPYRATYLIDETGKIFHESVNDMPLGRNVNEYLRMVDAYTHIQTKGEVCPANWEAGKEAMSADRLSTAEYLSAN, from the coding sequence ATGTCTTTAGTAGGAAAAAAATTCCCAAGTATTGCAGTTGATGCTATCTCTGAAATGGGTGATAATTTAAAAATCAACATTTTTGAAGAAGCAGTAAACAACAACAAAAAAGTATTATTGTTTTGGTACCCAAAAGATTTCACTTTTGTTTGCCCAACTGAATTACACGCCTTCCAAGCTGCTTTACCAGAATTTGAAAAAAGAAATACTATCGTAATCGGAGCTTCATGTGATACAAACGAAGTACACTTTGCATGGTTAAACACACCAAAAAACAACGGTGGAATCGAAGGTGTTACTTACCCAATCTTAGCAGATACAAACCGTAACTTAGCTAACATTTTAGGTATTCTTGACATCGAAGCTACAAGCTACAGCGAAGAAACTGATTCAGTTATCATCGAAGGTTCAAACGTACCATACAGAGCTACTTACTTAATTGACGAAACTGGAAAAATCTTCCACGAAAGTGTTAACGATATGCCATTAGGACGTAACGTAAACGAATATTTAAGAATGGTGGATGCTTACACTCACATTCAAACTAAAGGTGAAGTTTGTCCTGCAAACTGGGAAGCCGGAAAAGAAGCAATGTCTGCTGACAGATTAAGTACTGCTGAGTATTTGAGCGCAAACTAA
- a CDS encoding glycoside hydrolase family 3 protein: MTAQALRQKVGQFFFPAVFINDTEENIQETERLIKDHNIGGLTFFHSRASAATNYESKKKVEFNDDSYQKIKALIVRYQNAATTPLLISIDAEWGLAMRIEKTPQYPYAITLGALPENKSNLVYEVGKQIGLDLKAAGIHYNLSPLADINNNPNNPVIGYRSFGENKEKVAHFTVEYLKGMSEVGILGCLKHFPGHGNTNVDSHLGLPVLSETLEELLENELYPFIKGIEHNVDSIMIGHLAVPSLNEGKNTSATLSKPIIETLLREKLGYDGLVISDALNMHSVSKLYETKGELEWEAFNAGNDVLCFAENVPEGIEAILKNASPERIEESFNRIIKAKQKVGILAENHFTSGELNFERASSLNLEIAQNSITKIIDNFTIEQVFEAQKNNQLAKLSLYKNTKNPFFQTLNTVLNSAEFAFENAGDSSISEIKKSLEPFETVIISLFVPKAKPMNNFEIDDEVLELLSDLLQTRKCLLYVFGNPYVLPIIPNLSKASRIIQVYQDFEEFQKNAGIQFLENNICKGNLPVNIEIQ; encoded by the coding sequence ATGACAGCACAAGCATTAAGACAAAAAGTGGGACAATTCTTTTTTCCTGCAGTTTTTATAAACGATACCGAAGAAAACATTCAGGAAACCGAACGTTTAATAAAAGATCACAACATTGGCGGACTAACCTTTTTCCACAGCCGTGCCAGTGCTGCAACAAACTACGAAAGCAAGAAAAAAGTCGAATTCAATGACGACAGCTATCAAAAAATAAAAGCCCTGATTGTCCGTTATCAAAACGCTGCCACTACCCCCCTCCTAATCAGCATTGATGCAGAATGGGGCTTGGCCATGCGCATTGAAAAAACACCGCAGTATCCGTATGCGATTACGTTAGGCGCCTTACCGGAAAATAAATCGAATCTGGTTTATGAAGTGGGGAAACAAATTGGTTTAGATTTAAAAGCGGCCGGAATTCATTACAATCTATCTCCTTTGGCCGACATCAACAACAACCCGAACAACCCCGTAATTGGTTATCGCTCTTTTGGTGAAAACAAAGAAAAAGTAGCCCATTTTACTGTAGAATATTTAAAAGGCATGTCAGAAGTTGGGATTTTAGGCTGTCTGAAACACTTTCCCGGACATGGTAATACCAATGTCGATTCGCATCTGGGGTTACCGGTTTTAAGCGAGACCTTAGAAGAATTACTTGAAAACGAGCTGTACCCTTTTATTAAAGGAATTGAACACAATGTCGATTCGATTATGATTGGGCATTTAGCAGTTCCAAGTTTGAATGAAGGAAAAAATACTTCGGCAACTTTATCAAAACCTATTATTGAAACACTTTTACGAGAAAAACTGGGTTACGATGGTCTGGTCATTTCTGATGCGCTGAACATGCATAGTGTTTCTAAATTATACGAAACCAAAGGAGAATTGGAATGGGAAGCCTTTAATGCGGGCAATGATGTTTTATGTTTCGCCGAAAATGTACCCGAAGGAATCGAAGCCATTCTTAAAAATGCTTCTCCGGAACGTATTGAAGAAAGTTTCAACCGAATCATCAAAGCCAAGCAAAAAGTTGGAATTCTAGCTGAAAATCACTTTACTTCAGGTGAACTAAATTTCGAAAGAGCCTCGTCTTTAAACCTTGAAATTGCTCAAAATTCCATCACAAAAATCATTGATAATTTCACCATCGAACAGGTTTTTGAAGCACAAAAAAACAACCAGTTAGCCAAATTAAGTTTATATAAAAACACAAAAAATCCGTTTTTTCAGACTTTAAATACCGTACTAAATTCAGCAGAATTTGCTTTTGAGAATGCAGGAGATTCATCCATTTCAGAAATCAAAAAAAGTCTCGAGCCATTCGAAACCGTTATTATTTCTTTGTTTGTCCCTAAAGCAAAACCAATGAATAATTTCGAAATCGATGATGAAGTTTTAGAATTACTTTCCGACCTTCTTCAAACCAGAAAGTGCCTCCTTTACGTTTTCGGAAATCCTTATGTTTTGCCAATAATTCCGAATCTTTCTAAAGCTTCCCGAATTATTCAGGTGTATCAGGATTTCGAAGAATTTCAAAAAAATGCAGGAATTCAATTTCTTGAAAATAATATCTGCAAAGGAAACCTACCTGTAAATATTGAAATCCAATAA
- a CDS encoding GNAT family N-acetyltransferase produces the protein MISLKRTNSDDTDFRNLVVLLDQDLKIRDGDDHDFYNQFNKTDLIKHVVVFYENNIAVGCGAFREKEKDTVEIKRMFVHPDFRKRGIASQVLAELEQWAKEIEYRYTILETGKNQPEAISLYQKLGYTIIPNYPPYEKMDNSVCMKMTL, from the coding sequence ATGATTAGTTTAAAACGAACAAACTCTGACGACACTGATTTTAGAAACCTGGTAGTTTTACTGGATCAGGATTTAAAAATCAGAGATGGAGACGACCATGACTTTTACAATCAGTTTAACAAAACCGATCTCATCAAACATGTTGTCGTTTTTTATGAAAATAATATAGCAGTTGGTTGTGGTGCTTTCAGGGAAAAAGAAAAAGATACGGTCGAAATCAAACGCATGTTTGTGCACCCCGATTTCCGAAAAAGAGGAATTGCTTCTCAGGTACTGGCAGAACTGGAACAATGGGCTAAGGAAATTGAATACCGTTATACGATTTTAGAAACCGGTAAAAATCAGCCGGAAGCCATCAGCTTATACCAAAAATTAGGCTACACTATCATTCCAAACTATCCTCCTTACGAGAAAATGGACAATAGTGTTTGTATGAAAATGACTTTATAA
- a CDS encoding XAC2610-related protein, translating to MKTKPNILAIVVIILSLFSCGQSNEKKKKSAVRKDSVSATFLQKERERLEKRKKLEQQNRIDSLRFDQILTDAIKIATQNSDKNKFHKEYKVDTAIDVDINFDNHFTKKHPHLIIHRYGIDDVYIDIYLKVKNKFKKVVSHKEWSMTYRNDTIRDINGDGLKDFVLNWYGATGCCLKAFSNIYLLREDQKTFSNSFEFINPTFFPKEKIIRGVQYGHPGETEMYKYKWNGETIDTLEYVYYEKDREDKKTGKLIISKNKPYNNNKKETVLLSSMPNEYKIIEGYDWFTGKGYE from the coding sequence ATGAAGACAAAACCAAACATATTAGCAATAGTAGTAATCATACTGTCATTATTTTCATGCGGACAATCAAACGAAAAGAAAAAAAAATCCGCAGTTAGAAAAGATTCGGTTTCGGCAACGTTTTTACAAAAGGAAAGAGAACGTTTAGAAAAAAGAAAAAAATTAGAACAGCAAAATAGAATTGATAGCTTAAGATTTGACCAGATTCTAACAGATGCAATAAAAATTGCAACACAAAATAGTGACAAGAACAAATTTCACAAGGAATATAAAGTGGATACTGCAATTGATGTGGATATAAATTTCGATAATCATTTCACAAAAAAGCATCCTCATTTAATTATTCACCGATACGGAATAGACGATGTATACATCGACATCTATTTAAAAGTTAAGAATAAATTTAAAAAGGTGGTCTCTCATAAAGAATGGAGTATGACTTATAGAAATGACACTATTAGAGATATTAATGGAGATGGATTAAAAGATTTCGTTTTAAATTGGTATGGTGCTACCGGATGTTGCTTAAAAGCTTTCAGTAATATTTACTTACTCAGAGAAGACCAAAAAACTTTTTCAAATAGTTTTGAATTTATTAATCCGACTTTCTTTCCTAAAGAAAAAATAATAAGAGGCGTACAATATGGCCATCCCGGAGAAACTGAGATGTATAAATATAAATGGAATGGCGAAACAATTGACACTCTGGAATATGTCTACTATGAAAAAGACAGAGAAGACAAGAAAACTGGTAAATTGATTATCTCAAAAAACAAACCTTATAACAATAACAAAAAAGAAACCGTGCTACTGAGTTCAATGCCTAATGAATATAAAATAATTGAAGGTTATGATTGGTTTACTGGGAAAGGTTATGAATAA
- a CDS encoding MFS transporter yields MKTDNKPWFWIPFLNFASGLPYAIIISVSVIMYKNLGISNEDIGVYTSLLYLPWVIKPLWSPFIELTGTKRKWFLSMQLLISIAFLIVGFTIPTSGFFMMTLAIFWVAAFASASNDIASDGFYLLVLPKEQQSFFLGIRSTFYRLSMLAGNGLIVLLAGYLEHKYGDNTKAWSYTMIIVGLLMTFITLYNFIFTPKEEINALESTDKTHHQNFATIFISFFQKKQIGIILAFILVFRLGESQLLKMLSPFLLDGRELGGMGLDTEAVGIIYGTLGIFALTVGGILGGIALSKHGLTKWMFPMFLTMHLPILGFIGLAHFQPQDIFHLHINLYFFEINSPLNLYTCITVILEQFGYGFGFTGFMMYLIHVAEGESKTAHYALATGFMALGMMLPGMLSGFIQKYLGYENFFIWVVIATIPGLILSRFLIFPKDFGKKSEEV; encoded by the coding sequence ATGAAAACAGATAATAAACCATGGTTCTGGATTCCGTTTCTAAATTTCGCATCTGGATTGCCTTATGCCATAATTATCTCTGTTTCGGTAATTATGTACAAAAATCTGGGAATATCAAACGAAGATATTGGCGTCTACACCAGTTTATTATACCTGCCTTGGGTGATAAAACCACTTTGGAGCCCTTTTATTGAGCTGACAGGAACTAAGAGAAAATGGTTTTTATCGATGCAATTGCTCATCTCCATTGCTTTTTTGATCGTTGGATTCACCATTCCAACAAGTGGTTTTTTCATGATGACTTTAGCCATATTCTGGGTTGCTGCTTTTGCATCAGCCTCCAATGATATTGCCAGTGATGGTTTTTATTTATTGGTTTTACCCAAAGAGCAGCAATCTTTTTTCTTAGGAATCAGAAGTACCTTTTACAGACTTTCGATGCTTGCCGGAAATGGATTAATTGTTTTGCTTGCCGGTTATTTAGAACATAAATATGGCGACAATACCAAAGCCTGGTCCTATACCATGATTATTGTTGGTTTATTAATGACATTTATTACCCTTTACAATTTCATTTTTACGCCAAAAGAAGAGATAAACGCTTTAGAAAGTACAGATAAAACGCATCATCAAAACTTTGCAACTATATTTATAAGTTTCTTTCAGAAAAAACAAATTGGAATAATTCTCGCTTTTATCCTTGTTTTCAGACTTGGTGAATCTCAATTACTTAAAATGTTAAGCCCTTTTTTATTGGACGGAAGGGAATTAGGCGGAATGGGATTAGATACCGAAGCAGTTGGAATAATCTATGGAACTCTGGGGATTTTTGCTTTGACTGTTGGAGGAATTTTAGGCGGAATCGCACTTTCAAAACATGGTCTTACCAAATGGATGTTTCCTATGTTTTTGACCATGCATCTCCCTATTCTTGGTTTTATCGGACTGGCTCATTTTCAGCCGCAAGATATTTTCCATCTTCATATCAATTTGTATTTTTTCGAAATTAACTCTCCTTTAAATCTCTATACCTGTATTACTGTTATTCTGGAACAATTTGGATACGGTTTTGGTTTCACAGGGTTTATGATGTATTTAATTCATGTTGCAGAAGGAGAATCAAAAACGGCACATTATGCGCTTGCAACCGGTTTTATGGCATTAGGAATGATGCTTCCGGGGATGTTAAGTGGATTTATACAAAAATATCTAGGTTATGAAAACTTCTTTATCTGGGTAGTAATCGCCACAATCCCAGGTCTTATTTTATCACGTTTTTTAATTTTCCCGAAAGATTTTGGGAAAAAATCTGAAGAAGTTTAA